From Pan troglodytes isolate AG18354 chromosome 9, NHGRI_mPanTro3-v2.0_pri, whole genome shotgun sequence, the proteins below share one genomic window:
- the LOC134807364 gene encoding putative cuticle collagen 155, protein MRLKSQCSAGKKSPGASRPRLDLAEGAFNPAARGALVQPWESRKKEGAPEAAGLAPRAGRESGRRGDRRGGGDGTPRQPVSRRAGPAHPSSLGPAPRGPPPPPASSCLRGTGVGRDSLTLSAGVRGTPPTLGSSVAGAPVRTSGAAGWAGPGRETGAEKTAFQAKFQPQAPRGTVQGPGRAFLPSPARPRSCGLTARSGRSAVGLSAGEPFSSKLRGVFSLVVTVGTSFLRACVCVCICVCMCWGAERFAAKSHIAQKTGFPFPGVIREC, encoded by the coding sequence ATGCGATTGAAAAGCCAGTGCTCGGCTGGAAAAAAATCCCCAGGTGCCAGCCGGCCGCGCCTTGACCTTGCTGAAGGAGCCTTTAACCCGGCTGCCAGAGGGGCTCTGGTCCAGCCGTGGGAATCCAGGAAGAAGGAGGGCGCCCCGGAGGCGGCTGGGTTAGCTCCCCGGGCAGGGCGGGAATCGGGTCGCCGCGGGGACCGCAGAGGGGGAGGGGATGGGACTCCGCGGCAACCTGTTTCCCGGCGAGCCGGGCCCGCGCATCCCAGCTCCCTCGGCCCAGCCCCTCGTGGCCCGCCTCCCCCGCCGGCCTCCAGTTGTCTTCGTGGTACGGGAGTCGGCCGCGACTCCCTCACGCTCTCCGCCGGAGTCCGCGGGACGCCGCCAACTTTGGGCTCCTCGGTGGCCGGAGCACCGGTGCGAACCAGCGGGGCGGCCGGGTGGGCGGGGCCTGGGCGGGAAACTGGAGCCGAGAAGACCGCGTTCCAGGCCAAGTTCCAGCCGCAAGCGCCGCGCGGCACAGTGCAGGGTCCCGGCCGCgcctttctcccctcccccgcCCGGCCGCGTTCCTGCGGACTCACAGCGCGCTCCGGGCGCTCTGCAGTTGGGCTTTCAGCGGGGGAGCCCTTCTCGTCAAAGTTACGAGGGGTGTTTTCACTGGTGGTGACAGTGGGAACTAGTTTTCTGcgcgcctgtgtgtgtgtgtgcatttgtgtgtgtatgtgttggggaGCAGAGAGATTTGCAGCGAAGTCACACATAGCACAAAAAACAGGTTTCCCCTTTCCAGGTGTTATAAGGGAATGCTGA